A window from Pseudomonas kribbensis encodes these proteins:
- a CDS encoding DUF6384 family protein — protein sequence MSSIPLSEQMGAMALVDELRHQRKQVQEHLDLPRRRAEIAEHIRTYYQNHNIAFDDNLIEQGVRQVFARRLLLEIPPTGAIDTWLINLLVRRSSVFKTLRTSALVLLVIAFAVYKFTSPTVYSPAEVRKVSTAAAMVRDDRKKLFLEVDKQRGAVEALARRLAEQPDPHASVLLQRARSALPATDVRTSIGLSEPVTSANAGAIDTRVKELEEGRYAINRSLSDVENNVKYARRILDTRNDLKTMLQDPQFAIGIAHSSNLDQRLAEIDQLLKQVNDYDSHQDAQDAYNDLRSDLWDYEQDMLKLQSKRYRSLKERIASRWVPDEIRTQLRRKVEVIHQVLKAGDSTAAERKINHLISSMKDAGYWRRWGGSGE from the coding sequence ATGAGCAGTATTCCACTCTCCGAACAGATGGGCGCAATGGCCTTGGTCGATGAGTTGCGCCATCAGCGCAAACAGGTTCAGGAACACCTCGACCTGCCGCGACGCCGAGCCGAAATTGCCGAGCACATTCGCACCTATTACCAGAACCACAACATCGCATTCGACGACAACCTGATCGAGCAAGGCGTGCGTCAGGTGTTTGCGCGTCGCCTGCTGTTGGAAATACCGCCCACGGGTGCCATCGACACCTGGCTGATCAACTTGTTAGTCCGGCGTTCCAGTGTGTTCAAAACGCTGCGAACCTCTGCCCTGGTGCTGTTGGTCATTGCCTTCGCGGTCTACAAATTCACCAGCCCGACGGTTTACAGTCCGGCCGAAGTGCGCAAGGTCAGCACCGCCGCCGCGATGGTCCGCGATGATCGCAAAAAGCTGTTCCTGGAAGTGGACAAGCAGCGTGGCGCCGTAGAGGCCCTGGCTCGAAGGCTGGCCGAACAACCGGACCCGCACGCCAGCGTATTGCTGCAGCGCGCCCGAAGTGCGTTGCCGGCTACCGACGTGCGTACGTCTATCGGCCTTTCCGAACCCGTGACATCGGCAAACGCGGGCGCGATCGATACCCGCGTCAAAGAACTCGAGGAGGGCCGGTATGCGATCAACCGGTCTCTGAGCGATGTTGAAAACAACGTGAAGTACGCCCGACGTATCCTCGACACTCGCAATGACCTTAAAACAATGCTGCAAGACCCGCAGTTTGCCATCGGGATTGCCCACTCCAGCAATCTGGATCAGCGCCTGGCGGAAATCGACCAGTTGCTCAAGCAAGTCAACGACTACGACAGTCACCAGGATGCACAAGATGCGTACAACGATCTGCGTAGCGATCTCTGGGACTATGAACAAGACATGCTCAAACTGCAGTCGAAGCGCTACCGCTCGCTGAAAGAGCGCATCGCCTCCCGCTGGGTACCGGATGAAATCCGAACCCAGTTGCGCAGAAAAGTCGAAGTCATCCACCAGGTCCTGAAAGCCGGTGACTCGACGGCCGCCGAGCGAAAAATCAATCATCTGATCAGCTCGATGAAAGATGCAGGCTACTGGCGCCGCTGGGGTGGTTCGGGAGAATGA
- a CDS encoding HD domain-containing protein, whose translation MTQTLERAIAIAATAHAGQVDKGGAPYILHPLKVMLRMSSLEERIVAVLHDVVEDCGISLDDLRKEGFSEAVLSAIESVTKVPGESYEDFVERAAQNPIGRVVKLADLEENSDLSRIASPSWEDLERIEKYRRAIGRLRA comes from the coding sequence ATGACCCAGACTCTGGAACGCGCCATCGCCATTGCCGCCACAGCCCACGCAGGGCAGGTAGACAAGGGTGGTGCGCCGTACATTTTGCATCCGCTGAAAGTCATGCTGCGCATGAGCAGCCTGGAAGAACGCATCGTCGCGGTGCTGCACGATGTGGTCGAGGATTGCGGCATCAGCCTGGATGATTTGCGCAAGGAAGGCTTCAGCGAAGCCGTGCTGTCAGCCATCGAATCGGTGACCAAAGTGCCCGGCGAGTCCTACGAGGACTTCGTCGAGCGCGCCGCGCAGAACCCGATCGGGCGGGTGGTGAAACTGGCGGATCTGGAAGAGAACAGCGACCTGTCGCGGATTGCCTCGCCGAGCTGGGAGGATCTGGAGCGGATCGAAAAGTATCGGCGGGCGATTGGACGGTTGCGCGCCTGA
- a CDS encoding AbrB family transcriptional regulator — protein MKSILCLLIAAGFGALLQFEGVPHGLLLGSILVTALAATKFSFSPRTPYGLGYIQVTLGIATGLMFEAWDSATVSTMLPSLGLLLLCLTVQVALSAWWLARGAGWNRTDALLAVYPGALAAVFDLLESHQASSKVIIVHLMRLLLITVLVSLLIPGQAAVAVAEVDPLSTGMALTVFSLIVSSIVVGRLLLAIGVPAPFMLTAIILTAVFLKSGWLHGFHMPDWSLNLAALILGVRIGSRFQGLGLAELGRHGRTALVSVGLMILVAAGFAEVAARLLGSDALSLWLAYMPGAIETIAIVAFGGGLNVVFILTHHLVRMVVLHFAPALLVQVRRAREEV, from the coding sequence ATGAAATCCATTCTGTGTCTGTTGATCGCTGCCGGATTCGGCGCGCTGTTGCAGTTCGAGGGCGTGCCCCACGGGTTGCTGTTGGGCTCGATCCTGGTTACGGCACTTGCCGCTACCAAGTTCAGTTTTTCACCCAGGACCCCATATGGCTTGGGTTACATCCAGGTCACTCTCGGCATCGCCACAGGCTTGATGTTCGAGGCCTGGGACAGTGCGACCGTCTCGACAATGCTGCCAAGCCTCGGCCTGTTGCTGCTGTGCCTGACAGTACAAGTGGCGCTGTCCGCCTGGTGGCTGGCGCGCGGGGCAGGGTGGAATCGCACTGATGCCCTGCTGGCGGTCTATCCGGGAGCGCTGGCGGCGGTGTTTGATTTGCTGGAATCGCATCAAGCGTCGAGCAAGGTCATCATCGTGCATTTGATGCGTTTGCTGCTGATCACGGTGCTGGTGAGTTTGCTGATTCCCGGCCAAGCAGCGGTCGCGGTTGCCGAGGTCGATCCGCTGTCCACGGGCATGGCGTTGACCGTGTTCTCGCTGATTGTTTCGAGCATTGTGGTCGGTCGATTGCTGCTGGCGATTGGCGTGCCGGCGCCGTTCATGTTGACGGCGATTATCCTGACGGCCGTGTTCTTGAAATCGGGATGGCTGCACGGTTTTCACATGCCGGACTGGAGCCTGAATCTGGCGGCGTTGATTCTCGGTGTGCGGATCGGCTCACGCTTCCAGGGCCTTGGTCTTGCGGAACTGGGACGTCATGGCCGCACCGCACTGGTGTCGGTGGGTTTGATGATTCTGGTTGCGGCGGGGTTCGCCGAAGTGGCGGCGCGGTTGTTGGGGAGTGATGCGTTGTCGCTGTGGCTGGCCTACATGCCGGGGGCAATCGAGACCATTGCCATCGTGGCGTTTGGGGGCGGGTTGAACGTGGTGTTTATCCTGACTCACCATCTGGTGCGGATGGTGGTGCTGCACTTTGCGCCGGCGTTGCTGGTGC